A single window of Motacilla alba alba isolate MOTALB_02 chromosome 12, Motacilla_alba_V1.0_pri, whole genome shotgun sequence DNA harbors:
- the RASSF1 gene encoding ras association domain-containing protein 1 — protein MELIELRELQPEPRPGRGRLERANALRISPARRPGPGAHPDPRLTAAPGAGHRFEPRRRGLHTWCDLCGDFVWGGGRKSLQCRPGTPSEHRHRAPSPLGIPPTGHPYRTPSILVVGSPAEHRVSPHWA, from the exons ATGGAGCTCATCGAGCTGCGGGAGCTGCAGCCCgagccgcggccgggccggggccgcctgGAACGAGCCAACGCGCTGCGCATCAGCCCggcccgccggcccggccccggggcgcATCCGGACCCGCGGCTGACGGCGGCACCGGGCGCCGGGCACCGCTTCGAGCCGCGGCGCCGCGGGCTGCACACCTGGTGCGATCTCTGCGGGGACTTCGTCTGGGGCGGCGGCAGGAAGAGCCTCCAGTGCCGCC CGGGCACCCCCAGCGAGCACCGCCACCGGGCACCCTCACCACTGGGCATCCCACCAACCGGGCACCCCTACAGGACACCGAGCATCCTGGTAGTAGGCAGCCCCGCTGAGCACCGGGTGTCCCCACACTGGGCATGA